In Sphaeramia orbicularis chromosome 1, fSphaOr1.1, whole genome shotgun sequence, a genomic segment contains:
- the LOC115421372 gene encoding GTP-binding protein Rhes-like has product MSLEVKEKTQVRLVFLGAAGVGKTALIRRFLQDTFETKHRRTVEEMHSKEYDIGGAKVTVEILDTSGSYSFPAMRKLSIQNSDAFALVYAVDDPESLEAVKSLRDEILEIKEDKYTPIVVVGNKVDRGDERQVSSDDVLATVELDWNNSYLEASAKENANVVEVFKELLQQTNLPSRLSPALRRRRETFPKDTDFRPPMNKTNSCILS; this is encoded by the coding sequence ATGTCTCTGGAGGTGAAGGAGAAGACGCAGGTACGTCTGGTGTTCCTGGGAGCAGCAGGAGTGGGCAAGACAGCCCTGATTCGACGCTTCCTCCAAGACACCTTTGAGACCAAACATCGTCGCACTGTGGAAGAGATGCACAGCAAAGAGTATGACATTGGTGGGGCCAAGGTTACCGTGGAGATCCTTGACACCAGTGGCAGCTACTCCTTTCCAGCCATGCGTAAGCTCTCCATCCAAAACAGCGATGCTTTTGCACTGGTATATGCCGTGGACGACCCCGAGTCCCTGGAAGCAGTCAAAAGCCTTCGAGATGAGATTCTGGAAATCAAAGAGGACAAGTACACGCCAATCGTGGTGGTCGGGAACAAAGTGGACCGGGGAGATGAGCGTCAGGTGTCCAGCGACGATGTTCTGGCAACTGTGGAGCTGGATTGGAACAATAGTTATCTGGAAGCTTCAGCAAAGGAGAATGCCAATGTGGTGGAGGTGTTCAAGGAGCTCCTGCAGCAGACGAACCTTCCCAGCCGCCTCAGCCCTGCGCTACGCAGACGCAGGGAGACCTTCCCGAAAGACACCGACTTCAGGCCACCCATGAACAAGACCAACAGCTGTATTCTGTCATAA